A DNA window from Vagococcus penaei contains the following coding sequences:
- a CDS encoding PTS glucitol/sorbitol transporter subunit IIA has product MIKSVVKNIGPQALSPEDNLIVLFNTDATPGLSECCVLQEVDGQPTFNLHVGDTISFDDQVYTIQTMGPLANKHLNEMAHVSVMFKEAPKENQIANALYVTPHHFPTIHEGTTITYS; this is encoded by the coding sequence ATGATTAAATCTGTTGTAAAAAATATTGGGCCACAGGCGCTAAGTCCCGAAGATAATTTAATTGTGTTATTTAATACAGACGCTACCCCAGGACTTTCTGAGTGTTGTGTTCTCCAAGAGGTTGATGGTCAACCAACGTTTAATCTTCACGTTGGAGACACAATTAGTTTTGATGATCAAGTTTATACGATTCAAACAATGGGGCCTTTAGCTAACAAGCATCTGAACGAAATGGCACATGTATCTGTAATGTTTAAAGAGGCACCAAAGGAAAATCAAATTGCTAATGCATTATATGTGACACCTCACCATTTCCCAACGATTCATGAAGGGACTACTATTACATATTCATAG
- a CDS encoding NAD(P)-dependent oxidoreductase yields the protein MTKSIIAVSDGIPSEQVQKIKELVGDRFIVQYVGDLSLGDYSSIEIMYGWSSELGQAVFDLPNCRLKWIQAESAGVNHINQQKLVERNCLLSSASGIHGHQMSESILGMIFAYTRQLKTSILNQEKHRWVNPLSTTDLVDKRVMIIGTGKIGQTLANILQPFKAKVIGVNRQGHDYPGFDEIIQQKNLLDNLSDCDIIVSLLPETPATVNLYNQTFFNRVKPGVIFINAGRGSAVNELDLIHACQKGQVAFAGLDVTQSEPLPEDSPLWDEANILVVPHLSGSTDQYYHRLWPIFEENLQMYLTEKEINVNKINLDNGY from the coding sequence ATGACAAAATCAATTATTGCAGTATCAGATGGTATTCCTAGTGAACAAGTGCAAAAAATTAAAGAATTAGTTGGAGATCGTTTTATTGTCCAATATGTCGGGGATTTATCGTTAGGCGATTATTCAAGCATTGAAATCATGTATGGTTGGTCTAGCGAATTAGGACAAGCTGTATTTGATTTACCTAATTGTAGATTAAAGTGGATTCAAGCGGAATCAGCGGGTGTTAATCATATCAATCAACAAAAATTAGTTGAACGTAATTGTTTACTATCAAGTGCAAGTGGCATTCATGGTCATCAAATGAGTGAATCCATTTTAGGAATGATTTTTGCTTATACGCGTCAATTAAAAACCAGTATTTTAAATCAAGAAAAACATCGGTGGGTGAATCCATTATCAACGACCGATTTAGTTGATAAACGCGTGATGATTATCGGAACGGGTAAGATAGGGCAAACATTAGCGAATATATTACAGCCATTCAAAGCCAAAGTGATTGGTGTTAACCGTCAAGGACATGATTATCCTGGTTTTGATGAAATTATTCAACAAAAAAACTTGTTAGATAACCTTTCTGATTGTGATATTATCGTATCGTTATTACCTGAAACACCAGCAACAGTTAATTTATACAATCAAACATTCTTTAACCGTGTTAAACCTGGTGTGATTTTTATTAATGCGGGTCGTGGAAGTGCAGTGAATGAATTGGATTTAATTCATGCCTGTCAAAAGGGACAAGTTGCATTTGCTGGGTTAGATGTGACTCAAAGTGAGCCACTACCAGAAGATAGTCCATTATGGGATGAGGCGAATATTTTAGTTGTGCCACATTTATCTGGTTCAACTGACCAATATTATCATCGTTTATGGCCTATTTTTGAGGAAAACCTACAAATGTATTTGACTGAAAAAGAGATTAATGTTAATAAAATTAATCTGGATAATGGGTATTAA
- a CDS encoding AI-2E family transporter: MSTEEKHEELKTWFARWFLNNKFVTSLLIILLCLLIIFTFQKVEFFFRPIAQFLGIVGLPLIISGLLYYLLNPIVDFMERKGINRVLTIAVLFVLIIGLIVWGVIIVVPKIQAQTHSFITNWPDYWQTIESKSADLLNMPILEKYGAPLEKALTELTDSVSKFTSSIAKFLSGNAFKGIGNIVGAVADIVVVVITVPFVLFYLLKDGKNLMPYTTKFLPIKMRQPTVSVLKDINEKLSSYVRGQVTVAFAVSIIFMLGLSIIGLEYSVTLGVLAGVLNLIPFLGSALAMIPIVILAMVNGPKMLIAVIIVFIIEQTLEGKVVSPLVLGNQLNIHPLTIIFVLLTAGKLFGLLGVVLGIPGYAAIKVVVSHAFIWYQEVSGLYEPDDVISLKKEDK; the protein is encoded by the coding sequence ATGTCAACAGAAGAAAAACATGAAGAATTAAAAACTTGGTTTGCTAGATGGTTTTTAAATAATAAATTTGTCACTAGCTTACTTATTATTTTATTATGTTTACTGATTATTTTTACTTTTCAAAAAGTTGAATTTTTTTTCAGACCGATTGCGCAATTTTTAGGTATTGTTGGTTTGCCCCTAATTATTTCGGGACTGTTATATTACTTATTGAACCCGATAGTCGATTTTATGGAGCGCAAAGGTATTAACCGTGTCTTAACAATTGCTGTTTTATTCGTCTTAATTATTGGACTGATCGTGTGGGGAGTAATTATCGTTGTTCCTAAAATTCAAGCACAAACACATAGCTTTATTACAAATTGGCCAGATTATTGGCAGACCATTGAATCAAAATCAGCTGACTTATTAAACATGCCAATCCTCGAAAAATACGGTGCACCACTTGAAAAAGCATTAACTGAATTGACTGATTCTGTTAGTAAATTTACAAGTAGTATCGCAAAATTTTTATCGGGTAACGCCTTTAAAGGTATTGGCAATATCGTAGGGGCAGTTGCTGATATTGTTGTAGTTGTTATTACCGTCCCGTTTGTTTTATTTTATTTGTTGAAAGATGGCAAAAATTTAATGCCTTATACGACTAAGTTCTTACCAATTAAAATGCGTCAACCAACAGTTAGCGTACTAAAAGATATTAATGAAAAATTATCATCATATGTTCGTGGTCAAGTAACGGTGGCTTTTGCGGTATCGATTATTTTTATGTTAGGGCTATCGATTATTGGTTTAGAATATAGTGTTACTCTAGGTGTATTAGCTGGGGTTCTTAACTTAATCCCATTTTTAGGCTCTGCTTTGGCCATGATTCCGATTGTTATCTTGGCGATGGTTAATGGACCTAAGATGTTGATTGCTGTCATTATTGTTTTTATCATTGAACAAACATTGGAAGGCAAAGTCGTCTCACCGTTAGTTTTAGGAAATCAGTTAAATATTCACCCTCTGACAATTATCTTTGTCTTATTAACGGCGGGTAAGCTGTTTGGCTTACTGGGTGTTGTATTAGGGATTCCTGGTTACGCTGCGATTAAAGTGGTTGTTAGTCATGCGTTTATTTGGTATCAAGAAGTCTCTGGTCTATATGAACCTGATGATGTGATTAGCTTAAAGAAAGAAGATAAATAA
- a CDS encoding TIGR01440 family protein produces MLSNKQLITDLTTITLDVLEQAHMRPGDTFVLGCSSSEILGQHIGKATSADIGHLIVTTLYDLLNERQIKLAVQGCEHINRSLTVELETAKEQPFDIVSVVPILNAGGACATAAHQIMQQPVQLEHIIAKGGLDIGDTNIGMHIKHVQIPIRPQLNKLGEAHVTALGSRPKLIGGIRASY; encoded by the coding sequence ATGTTATCTAATAAACAATTAATCACTGATTTAACAACTATAACATTAGACGTTTTGGAACAAGCTCATATGCGACCAGGAGATACTTTTGTTCTCGGCTGTAGTTCGAGTGAAATTTTAGGTCAACATATTGGCAAAGCAACAAGCGCCGATATTGGGCACTTAATTGTGACAACCCTATACGACTTATTGAATGAACGCCAAATCAAACTTGCTGTCCAAGGTTGCGAACATATTAATCGCTCATTAACAGTTGAATTAGAGACCGCGAAAGAACAACCATTTGATATTGTATCCGTTGTCCCAATCTTAAATGCTGGTGGTGCTTGTGCAACGGCTGCTCATCAAATCATGCAGCAACCTGTCCAACTTGAACATATTATCGCTAAGGGCGGGCTTGACATTGGCGATACTAATATTGGGATGCATATCAAACATGTCCAAATCCCAATTCGTCCACAACTAAACAAACTCGGTGAAGCCCATGTAACTGCGCTCGGATCACGCCCTAAGTTAATTGGTGGCATACGAGCATCTTATTAA
- a CDS encoding lactonase family protein yields MSLTILLGTYTRRDSEGIYTINLADNHLQDLSLLISEDNPTYLDTNKEFLYSVTKDGDQGGVSAYRKLKDGSYSFINKVTTVGAPPCYVAIDSTRQLIYGANYHQGILTSYRILEDGGVELADSVNHEGNGPHENQDRAHAHYADLTPDNRLAVCDLGNDTVYTYDVSDNGQLTEIAAFTAPAASGPRHLVFHPNGHIAYLFGELSSDVFVLHYDQETGNFTQLQTISTLPDDYKDFNGGAAIRVSKDGRFVYASNRGHNSLAVFETSNDGQTLTLIQHISVEGDFPRDFDLTPDEKHVVVANQNTDNLTLFARQADTGRLALIEKDIYAPEVVCVKFL; encoded by the coding sequence ATGTCATTAACTATTTTACTTGGAACCTATACTAGAAGAGATAGTGAAGGAATTTATACGATTAACTTAGCCGATAATCATCTACAAGACCTATCACTATTAATTAGCGAAGATAATCCGACTTACTTAGACACAAACAAAGAATTTTTATACAGTGTGACAAAAGATGGTGATCAGGGTGGCGTTTCTGCCTATCGTAAACTGAAGGATGGTAGCTATTCATTCATCAATAAAGTGACAACTGTTGGTGCACCGCCATGCTATGTAGCTATTGATTCAACTCGCCAATTAATCTACGGTGCAAACTATCATCAAGGGATTTTAACAAGCTATCGTATTCTAGAAGACGGTGGTGTGGAATTAGCTGACTCGGTTAATCATGAAGGTAACGGACCACATGAAAATCAAGACCGAGCACATGCACACTATGCTGATTTAACTCCCGACAATCGCTTAGCGGTCTGTGATCTAGGAAATGATACTGTTTATACTTATGACGTTTCTGATAATGGACAATTGACTGAAATTGCAGCATTTACAGCACCAGCTGCTTCTGGTCCACGTCACTTGGTTTTCCATCCAAATGGTCATATTGCTTATTTATTTGGTGAATTATCTAGTGATGTTTTTGTTTTACATTACGATCAAGAAACTGGTAATTTTACTCAACTACAAACAATCTCGACATTACCTGATGATTACAAAGACTTTAATGGTGGTGCAGCAATTCGTGTCTCTAAAGATGGACGCTTTGTTTATGCATCAAATCGAGGACATAATTCTTTAGCCGTTTTTGAAACAAGCAACGATGGACAAACACTCACTTTAATCCAACATATTTCAGTTGAAGGTGACTTTCCGCGTGATTTTGATTTAACTCCCGATGAAAAACATGTTGTTGTAGCAAATCAAAATACTGATAACTTAACACTTTTTGCACGTCAAGCAGATACAGGTCGACTAGCATTAATTGAAAAAGACATCTATGCACCAGAAGTTGTTTGTGTAAAATTCTTATAA
- a CDS encoding YeiH family protein has protein sequence MTQLKQSIFPGLLLSFIVAWISKGIAIFLPTLGAATISILLGILLGNTIFKQSFLSKGTKLAESKLLEWSVVLLGMTVTFQTISSLGLNGIGYIILQMTATITGVYFIGRKLNFSKKMTLLMAGGNAVCGSSAIGAIAPEIHANEEEKGQIITLVNLLGTILMLTLPLLVVQVYPGETIAQSALIGGILQSVGQVIASANMVSQDVVTYATLFKIMRIIMLVAVVFIFGKLTEHDLAVAEQKVAKKPKKRLPLPWYVLGFLICCFLNSFISIPTIIGDISHNISSWFEITALAAIGLRLDFSKFFKEGKRFLLFGLSVGVLQVLSALILIKLFHI, from the coding sequence ATGACTCAACTGAAACAATCTATTTTCCCTGGACTGCTATTATCCTTTATCGTCGCTTGGATTAGTAAAGGAATCGCGATTTTTTTACCGACTCTTGGTGCAGCGACAATTTCCATTTTGTTAGGAATTCTACTAGGTAATACAATTTTTAAACAAAGTTTTTTAAGTAAAGGAACTAAATTAGCAGAAAGTAAGCTTTTAGAATGGTCCGTTGTTCTGCTAGGTATGACTGTCACTTTTCAAACTATTTCATCACTGGGATTAAATGGAATTGGCTATATTATTTTACAAATGACAGCAACAATTACGGGAGTTTATTTTATTGGTAGAAAGTTAAATTTTTCGAAAAAAATGACCTTACTTATGGCAGGAGGTAACGCAGTTTGTGGCTCATCTGCGATAGGTGCGATTGCTCCTGAGATTCACGCCAATGAAGAAGAAAAAGGCCAAATTATCACGTTAGTTAATTTATTAGGAACCATCCTCATGCTAACTCTTCCACTACTTGTTGTTCAAGTTTATCCTGGTGAAACTATCGCACAGAGTGCTTTAATTGGTGGGATACTTCAATCAGTTGGACAAGTAATCGCTAGTGCTAATATGGTTAGTCAAGATGTTGTCACGTATGCAACTCTTTTTAAAATTATGCGAATTATTATGTTAGTTGCTGTCGTCTTTATTTTTGGCAAATTAACCGAACATGACTTAGCTGTTGCCGAACAAAAAGTAGCGAAAAAACCTAAAAAGAGACTTCCTTTACCTTGGTATGTCTTAGGTTTCTTAATTTGTTGCTTTCTTAACAGTTTTATTAGCATACCAACAATCATCGGAGATATCTCTCATAACATTAGTAGCTGGTTTGAAATTACTGCTCTAGCTGCCATTGGATTACGCTTAGATTTTAGTAAATTTTTTAAAGAAGGCAAGCGTTTTTTACTTTTTGGTTTATCAGTTGGTGTACTACAAGTCTTATCAGCCCTAATTCTGATTAAACTGTTTCATATATAA
- a CDS encoding LysR family transcriptional regulator codes for MFKLLHTFRVAYDMRNFSQTAEALFMSQPAVSNQMKQLENQLQCVLFKRVGKQEMRPTKAADILYERLLDLSDDWHATLRLIQGQEMETIVCRMSASHTFASYYLPELLPKLVDAFPTVKFELEMGNSEDVLTSVKRHEVHFGFIEKPLQTTGIERIPLTEDELVLAGDLESELWLIREKTSGVYHYTARYFVEHNLNPNYLLVENNDMIVRLLEQGLGKSLISKKAVNDEIDFERLNQNYQRWFYLIKGNHLSEEIYDEIANQIAAFYK; via the coding sequence ATGTTTAAGTTATTACACACCTTTAGAGTGGCTTATGACATGCGAAATTTTTCGCAAACAGCAGAAGCGTTATTTATGTCCCAACCAGCAGTATCTAATCAGATGAAACAATTAGAAAATCAGTTACAGTGTGTTTTATTTAAGCGTGTAGGAAAACAAGAAATGCGCCCGACAAAAGCTGCCGATATCTTATATGAACGATTACTCGACTTGTCCGATGATTGGCATGCCACATTACGTTTGATTCAAGGCCAGGAAATGGAGACAATCGTTTGTCGTATGAGTGCCTCACATACTTTTGCGAGCTATTATCTCCCCGAATTACTCCCAAAATTAGTCGATGCTTTTCCAACGGTTAAGTTTGAGTTAGAGATGGGAAATTCAGAAGATGTTTTAACAAGCGTTAAGCGTCATGAAGTCCATTTTGGTTTTATTGAAAAGCCTTTACAAACAACTGGCATTGAACGAATTCCACTAACAGAAGATGAATTGGTATTAGCTGGTGACCTAGAGAGTGAATTATGGTTAATTCGAGAAAAAACTTCAGGTGTGTATCATTACACAGCACGCTATTTTGTTGAGCATAATTTAAATCCTAATTATTTATTAGTTGAAAACAACGATATGATTGTCCGACTTTTAGAACAAGGTTTAGGAAAAAGTTTGATTTCTAAAAAAGCGGTGAACGATGAAATAGATTTTGAGCGACTTAATCAAAACTATCAGCGCTGGTTTTATTTAATTAAAGGCAATCATTTGTCAGAAGAGATATACGATGAAATTGCTAATCAAATTGCTGCTTTCTATAAATAG